The following proteins are encoded in a genomic region of Streptomyces collinus Tu 365:
- a CDS encoding amino acid deaminase, whose protein sequence is MARDTGTEALTHLAEDRVDHRFKGLPPDAVGLTVAELAGQRRNLFTDGFTTPVLALSAERLAHNLALMETYAARHGLAFAPHGKTSMAPQLFHRQIEHGAWGITLAVPHQVWVARAFGIERIFLANELVDPAALRRIADDLAADPDFRFVCYVDSVRGVELMDAALCGAARPVDVVVELAAGEGARTGVRTEAECAAVADAVAATATLRLVGVAGYEGEVPRADHERVTAYLRRLTALAAGLDKDGRFAGAEEIVVSAGGSAWFDAVAEVFAELPALSLPVLRLLRSGAYVSHDDGHYRRLTPFARVPGEGALEPAFRLWAQVVSRPSPEQAFANAGKRDAAHDLDLPEAQVVRRDGTERPASGVSVTGLSDQHAWLRTEAEADLEVGDWVGFGLSHPCTSFDKWQLIPVAEADGTVVDYIRTFF, encoded by the coding sequence ATGGCCCGCGACACCGGCACCGAAGCGCTCACCCACCTCGCCGAGGACCGGGTCGACCACCGCTTCAAGGGCCTCCCGCCGGACGCCGTGGGCCTGACCGTCGCCGAGCTGGCCGGCCAGCGCCGCAACCTCTTCACCGACGGCTTCACCACCCCCGTGCTCGCCCTGTCCGCCGAGCGCCTCGCACACAACCTCGCGCTCATGGAGACGTACGCGGCCCGGCACGGCCTGGCCTTCGCCCCGCACGGCAAGACCTCGATGGCCCCGCAGCTCTTCCACCGGCAGATCGAGCACGGCGCCTGGGGCATCACGCTGGCGGTGCCGCACCAGGTGTGGGTGGCCCGGGCGTTCGGGATCGAGCGGATCTTCCTGGCCAACGAGCTGGTCGACCCGGCCGCCCTGCGCCGGATCGCCGACGACCTGGCGGCCGACCCGGACTTCCGCTTCGTCTGCTACGTCGACTCCGTGCGCGGGGTGGAGCTGATGGACGCGGCGCTGTGCGGCGCCGCCCGCCCGGTGGACGTCGTGGTGGAGCTGGCCGCGGGCGAGGGCGCCCGTACCGGCGTGCGCACCGAGGCGGAGTGCGCCGCCGTCGCCGACGCCGTGGCCGCCACGGCGACGCTGCGGCTGGTCGGGGTCGCGGGGTACGAGGGCGAGGTGCCGCGCGCCGACCACGAGCGGGTGACGGCCTATCTGCGGCGGCTGACGGCGCTCGCCGCCGGCCTGGACAAGGACGGACGCTTCGCCGGCGCGGAGGAGATCGTGGTGAGCGCGGGCGGCAGCGCCTGGTTCGACGCCGTCGCCGAGGTCTTCGCCGAGCTGCCCGCGCTGTCCCTGCCGGTCCTGAGGCTGCTGCGGTCGGGCGCGTACGTCTCGCACGACGACGGGCACTACCGCAGGCTCACCCCGTTCGCCCGGGTCCCCGGGGAGGGCGCCCTGGAGCCGGCCTTCCGGCTGTGGGCGCAGGTCGTCTCCCGCCCCTCTCCCGAGCAGGCCTTCGCCAACGCGGGCAAGCGGGACGCGGCCCACGACCTGGACCTGCCCGAGGCCCAGGTGGTCCGCCGGGACGGCACCGAGCGGCCGGCCTCCGGGGTGAGCGTGACCGGCCTGTCCGACCAGCACGCCTGGCTGCGCACGGAGGCGGAGGCGGACCTGGAGGTGGGCGACTGGGTCGGCTTCGGCCTCTCGCACCCCTGCACGTCCTTCGACAAGTGGCAGCTCATCCCGGTGGCCGAGGCGGACGGCACGGTCGTGGACTACATCCGCACGTTCTTCTAG
- a CDS encoding sugar kinase, with product MTADGHLSATPDVTDVVDVVDVVDVVALGESMVTFLPTRPGRLADVPSFDRGIGGAESNVACALGAFGHSARWVSRVGADGFGQHLVETVGRYGVDVSHVGRDTARPTGVYFRTAGDRGTDGHEVAYYRAGSAASAMSPGTVDLAAVRAGRVLHLSGITAALSGDCLDLLRVLTAPAAGRPLVSFDVNHRPGLWPDPAAARVLLGLARRADLVFVGEDEAEQAWGTGGGPGAVRAALPEPRLLVVKQGSGGATVFARGDGDLDGTRPVFQPAPAVDVVATVGAGDAFAAGFLSGTLRGLPLRDRLRHGHLMAAATLTVPGDLAAPPTRSHADRLAALDDGAWGRLRLGPGWTDAARAPEEANTP from the coding sequence GTGACCGCCGACGGCCACCTCAGCGCCACACCCGACGTCACGGACGTCGTCGACGTCGTCGACGTCGTCGACGTCGTCGCGCTCGGCGAGTCCATGGTCACCTTCCTGCCCACCCGCCCCGGCCGCCTCGCCGACGTGCCCTCCTTCGACCGGGGCATCGGCGGAGCGGAGTCCAACGTGGCCTGCGCGCTCGGCGCGTTCGGCCACTCGGCCCGGTGGGTGAGCCGGGTGGGCGCCGACGGGTTCGGGCAGCACCTGGTGGAGACGGTCGGGCGGTACGGGGTCGACGTCTCCCACGTGGGACGGGACACCGCCCGGCCGACCGGCGTGTACTTCCGCACCGCCGGGGACCGCGGGACGGACGGCCACGAGGTGGCGTACTACCGGGCGGGCTCGGCGGCCTCCGCGATGAGCCCCGGCACCGTGGACCTGGCCGCGGTCCGCGCCGGGCGCGTGCTGCACCTGTCCGGCATCACGGCAGCGCTGTCCGGGGACTGCCTCGACCTGCTGCGCGTCCTCACCGCGCCCGCCGCAGGCCGCCCCCTGGTCTCCTTCGACGTCAACCACCGCCCCGGCCTGTGGCCCGACCCCGCCGCGGCCCGGGTGCTGCTCGGCCTCGCCCGCCGCGCCGACCTGGTGTTCGTCGGCGAGGACGAGGCCGAGCAGGCGTGGGGGACCGGCGGCGGACCCGGGGCGGTCCGGGCGGCACTGCCCGAGCCGCGCCTGCTGGTGGTGAAACAGGGGAGCGGCGGCGCGACCGTGTTCGCGCGCGGGGACGGCGACCTCGACGGCACCCGGCCCGTCTTCCAGCCCGCCCCGGCCGTGGACGTCGTGGCCACCGTCGGCGCGGGGGACGCCTTCGCCGCCGGTTTCCTCTCCGGCACCCTGCGCGGGCTGCCGCTGCGCGACCGGCTCCGGCACGGCCACCTCATGGCGGCCGCCACCCTCACCGTCCCCGGCGACCTCGCCGCCCCGCCCACCCGGAGCCACGCCGACCGGCTGGCCGCCCTGGACGACGGGGCATGGGGGAGACTTCGACTCGGCCCCGGCTGGACCGACGCCGCACGGGCCCCGGAGGAGGCGAACACCCCATGA
- a CDS encoding IclR family transcriptional regulator, with amino-acid sequence MSQTVDRALSILPLLAEGPADLGQVADRLGVHKSTALRLLRTLHEHGLVYRQSDQRYRLGARLFGLAQEAMENLDIREIAHPHLVRLNEQVGHTVHLAVHEENEVLYIDKVDSRYPVRMYSRIGKPVAITVAAVAKLLLADLPEAERRALAEKLDYPLYTARSTPDATAFLRELEQVREQGWATDLGGHEESINCVAAPVRGADGRVVAAMSVSAPNVVVTAEELLSLLPQVRRTADAISGEYSGRTPVKDRTV; translated from the coding sequence ATGAGTCAGACCGTCGACCGCGCCCTGAGCATCCTGCCGCTGCTCGCCGAGGGCCCCGCGGACCTCGGCCAGGTCGCCGACCGGCTCGGCGTCCACAAGTCCACGGCCCTGCGCCTCCTGCGGACGCTGCACGAACACGGCCTGGTCTACCGCCAGTCCGACCAGCGCTACCGCCTCGGCGCCCGCCTCTTCGGGCTCGCCCAGGAGGCGATGGAGAACCTCGACATCCGCGAGATCGCCCACCCCCACCTGGTCCGCCTCAACGAGCAGGTCGGCCACACCGTGCACCTCGCGGTGCACGAGGAGAACGAGGTCCTCTACATCGACAAGGTCGACAGCCGCTACCCGGTCCGCATGTACTCGCGGATCGGCAAGCCCGTCGCCATCACCGTCGCCGCGGTCGCCAAGCTGCTCCTGGCCGACCTGCCCGAGGCCGAGCGCCGCGCCCTCGCGGAGAAGCTCGACTATCCCCTGTACACGGCCCGTTCCACCCCCGACGCCACCGCGTTCCTGCGGGAGTTGGAGCAGGTGCGCGAACAGGGCTGGGCCACCGACCTCGGTGGTCACGAGGAGTCCATCAACTGCGTCGCGGCCCCCGTCCGGGGCGCCGACGGCCGGGTGGTCGCCGCGATGTCGGTCTCCGCGCCGAACGTCGTCGTCACCGCCGAGGAACTCCTCTCCCTCCTCCCGCAGGTGCGCCGTACGGCGGACGCGATCAGCGGCGAGTACTCCGGAAGAACCCCAGTGAAGGACCGCACCGTATGA
- a CDS encoding RidA family protein has protein sequence MTDKIALTPKTHTTPPAKFSHGVRKGNILQVAGQVGFLPAEEGKPPTPAGPTLREQTLQTLANVKAILEEGGASWDDVMMIRVYLTDVAHFPEMNEIYNAYFGEQNLTQPPAARTTVYVGLPAGLLVEIDALAVLS, from the coding sequence ATGACCGACAAGATCGCGCTCACCCCGAAGACCCACACCACTCCGCCCGCGAAGTTCTCCCACGGGGTGCGCAAGGGCAACATCCTCCAGGTCGCCGGCCAGGTCGGCTTCCTGCCCGCCGAGGAGGGCAAGCCCCCCACGCCGGCCGGCCCCACCCTGCGCGAGCAGACCCTGCAGACCCTCGCCAACGTCAAGGCGATCCTGGAAGAGGGCGGCGCGAGCTGGGACGACGTCATGATGATCCGCGTCTACCTGACGGACGTGGCCCACTTCCCGGAGATGAACGAGATCTACAACGCGTACTTCGGGGAGCAGAACCTCACCCAGCCGCCCGCGGCCCGCACCACGGTCTACGTCGGTCTCCCGGCCGGTCTCCTCGTCGAGATCGACGCCCTCGCCGTCCTGAGCTGA